One window of the Synechococcus sp. CC9311 genome contains the following:
- a CDS encoding cupin domain-containing protein yields MSAPQAPAAENYWHLWTDADGISRQESCKISQFTLGRLGERNSPQFSRGLMKDGNAFVTYLPVGWVGPWHENPEPKWIYVLRGAWSVTSMDGQIALMKAGEYSYGGDQGCIITPDGRTGHLSAQVGDEPCVQLIIQRNDQAWRNLPPGSFS; encoded by the coding sequence ATGAGCGCCCCTCAGGCACCTGCTGCTGAAAACTATTGGCATCTCTGGACGGATGCCGATGGAATTAGCCGGCAAGAGAGTTGCAAGATTAGTCAGTTCACTCTTGGTCGCCTGGGAGAGCGCAATTCACCTCAATTTTCAAGAGGTCTGATGAAGGATGGCAATGCGTTTGTCACTTATCTGCCGGTCGGCTGGGTGGGTCCTTGGCATGAGAATCCTGAGCCGAAATGGATTTATGTGTTGCGTGGCGCCTGGTCTGTGACAAGTATGGACGGGCAGATTGCATTGATGAAAGCCGGCGAATATTCATACGGCGGGGATCAGGGTTGCATCATTACGCCAGATGGACGCACTGGACATCTTTCTGCGCAGGTTGGTGATGAACCCTGCGTGCAACTGATTATCCAGCGCAATGATCAAGCTTGGAGAAATCTTCCTCCAGGATCATTCAGCTGA